In one window of Chrysiogenia bacterium DNA:
- a CDS encoding lipoyl synthase, which yields AETISEIRARCPGLTLETLTGDFGGDHGAQDLVFAARPDIFSHNLETVERLQSQVRSAARFDRSLEILRRASAAGLVAKSGIMLGLGESDEEVLAAMRELRANGVSIVTLGQYLRPSKEHHPVKRWVSPDEFAALKEEGLAMGFRVVDAGPLVRSSYHAERHVFDPGSTE from the coding sequence GGCAGAGACGATCAGTGAGATTCGCGCGCGCTGCCCGGGCCTGACGCTGGAGACGCTCACCGGCGACTTCGGCGGCGACCATGGGGCGCAGGACCTTGTGTTTGCCGCGCGTCCCGATATTTTCTCCCACAATCTGGAAACGGTGGAGCGCCTGCAGAGCCAGGTGCGCTCGGCTGCGCGTTTCGATCGATCACTGGAGATTCTGCGCCGCGCCAGCGCGGCGGGCCTGGTGGCCAAGTCGGGCATCATGCTGGGGCTGGGAGAGAGCGATGAGGAAGTGCTCGCCGCCATGCGCGAGCTTCGCGCTAACGGGGTGTCCATTGTGACGCTGGGCCAGTACCTGCGTCCCTCGAAAGAGCACCACCCGGTAAAGCGCTGGGTCAGCCCGGACGAGTTCGCCGCCCTCAAGGAAGAGGGACTGGCCATGGGATTCCGCGTCGTGGATGCCGGGCCCCTGGTGCGTAGCTCCTATCATGCCGAGCGCCATGTCTTCGATCCGGGCTCAACTGAGTGA